The following nucleotide sequence is from Phacochoerus africanus isolate WHEZ1 chromosome 6, ROS_Pafr_v1, whole genome shotgun sequence.
AAGGacaagggaggggaagagggggaggcaAAATTAGAGAACAGAAAAGCCGAAAGACCAGGGAacatattttaatctatttttaagaCAATTGCAAATGTTCCATTTAACACACTTGAAAGTGAAAGTATATCTGAGAGGCAAGGAGCCGAAGTAACTGTCAGAGCCGGAACCTGGACCTCTGCACACGGGGAACAGAACCTCAGCTCCTTCTGGGTGTTGACCACGGAAAAACATAGGCAAGACTCACCTCTCGCTCCCAGCTTTCTCTCCGAAGTCTCTTCCACTGCTCTCTCTTGGCAAAGTAATCAGGATACATGGCTTTCTCAGAAGGATGCCAGTCATCTAAGCACCACTCAGGAACCTGTCGGGAGAGGAAATCACAGCGTCATTCTACGGGACACATTTACATGGCATGGGAAGGGTCTGCTCgtgagacagaaaacaaaaatcaaggagctttttttttttttttttgtctttttgccatttcttgggccgctcccgaggcatatggaggttctcaggctaggggtccaatcggagctgtagccgccggcctgcgccacagccacagcaacaccagatctgactgggtctgcaatctacaccacagctcacggcaacgccagatccttaacccactgagcaaggcctgggaccaaaccctcaacctcagggttcctagttggattccttaaccactgagccacaacaggaactcccccaaggagcattttttaattggactCTTTTGAACACTATGCAATGGTTGGCAGAGGACCGAGATAAAGGAGAATGCCTTAGAGTAAAACAGCCTAGGGTTGAAAACATACAGCAAGTCAGTCCAAAGAGAACTGGCACCATTCCCCCACCTGCGTTGTCCAGATATCCAGAGTGCTTTATGTTATTTGGATACCACTTAGAATTTCTTAGAAACACTGAGCACCAAATGAAACTGGTTAACTCTgaagtctgaaaaagaattattttccaaGTCCTTTAGCCCTCTGCCAAAAAAGTATACTGCAAGACCTTGGAACTAAATTTggagagaaaattctttttttttttttggtcttttgtctttttagggccgcacctgcggcataatggaggttcccaggctaggagtcaaatcggagctgtagccgccagcctacaccacagccacgccagatccgagtcacgtctgtgacctacaccacagttgacggcaatgccggatcctcaacccactgagtgaagccagggattaaacccgaaacctcatggttcccagtcagattcgtttccgctgcgccagggcgggaactcctggaaagaaaAGTCTTGATAGCACCTGGGAGAGAGCAAACTGACACCTGAGAAAAAGGCTACTGTCAGGAAAGGAATCTCCTAGCTGCCCCTAAAAGGGCAAGTGGTTTCCACGGCTGAGATTTGGGGCTCGAGACCCCTGTGGTGCTCACCCACCTTGTAACACTCGTATCTCTCGTAGGAGGTGCCCCCAGGAGACTCGGGGAAGATGTATGGCTGAGGGTGCTGACCGTACCAGAATTCCTCCTCGGCCTGCCTCAGCAGCTGGGTGGCCTTCACCATATCCTTTTCATTCTTGTGTTCATCAAATCGGGCTCTCATCAAACAAGCAAAGTACCGGTATTTGTCCCTTCAACCAGAATGATTGAGAGATTAGAGCTGTTATCTACTCAATTGGGCAGTATTACCGTCTGACAAGGGGCGGTACTTCCGCTAACGCTTTCCAGGTGAGTAGCGGAACTTCCCAGGCCCTGCCTATGGAGCAGCTGCATCATCATGACAGCTTCCTTGGCAGAGTCCCGAACACCAGCAGCAAAAGCTACTGTACTGTTGTCCTCTTAATGAATTTCCTCCTACCTTGTGCTGGGTGCTAAATTCTGGAGATACAAAGATGTCGAAGGCAGATATTACAGGGTAGAAACAATACTGCTGTAACAGAcaaacctgggtttgaattctgaccGACACCTTAGGCAAGTGTCAGTTTCTAGAAGAAACCACGGGCAGAGATCATTTCTGGGGCTTTGATAGTATTCCAGGCCTCAGATGACAACGGCCTGAAGCAGGCAAT
It contains:
- the NDUFB9 gene encoding NADH dehydrogenase [ubiquinone] 1 beta subcomplex subunit 9 isoform X1, which gives rise to MAFSAPAAYLTHQQKVLRLYKRALRHLESWCVHRDKYRYFACLMRARFDEHKNEKDMVKATQLLRQAEEEFWYGQHPQPYIFPESPGGTSYERYECYKVPEWCLDDWHPSEKAMYPDYFAKREQWKRLRRESWEREVKQLQEETPLGGPRTEALPPARKEGDLPPLWWHIVTRPRERPM
- the NDUFB9 gene encoding NADH dehydrogenase [ubiquinone] 1 beta subcomplex subunit 9 isoform X2; the encoded protein is MDRGPSVEGGMSIKKVPPAFTKDKYRYFACLMRARFDEHKNEKDMVKATQLLRQAEEEFWYGQHPQPYIFPESPGGTSYERYECYKVPEWCLDDWHPSEKAMYPDYFAKREQWKRLRRESWEREVKQLQEETPLGGPRTEALPPARKEGDLPPLWWHIVTRPRERPM